The following are from one region of the Syngnathus acus chromosome 19, fSynAcu1.2, whole genome shotgun sequence genome:
- the si:dkey-94l16.4 gene encoding transcription factor 20 isoform X1, translating into MEQPPWSFDDLQPQDLSTSSIPNVVDLTRNGSLNVKPCHVHSADWHPNSGLASTRTTASSNSSQPSADQIQPDNALSHTTVTLSYVSSSPINSASQARTGLPPICKFSLLPSCEAEKGLRETTSTLNQHYLEHCDTPVDLVTKAPEVDRLCLPQEICERNGTVSSSTTRREEHGIPESAETSDRLENGRDDSWSSLGAVSLETDMTVLRTGNSETLLQVSKKEEPVQNKEAATELRFLTRECQSPLEEPSATSPCHLEDVLMLPQASASPSGDNSFPADEAAWDGSITEGASLDSSDENRQPRRPEPKPLIDLTDDVCPSGISGDKADALTTPHMNGNVSAPQERKLPLRSNRGVRLQSLVININSSSYKVSGRVNTNADASKTRDSDAINPKKNGTLSNGKSRSKAKAKHKVVTPPRKGHQCKTITSNCVVHSKKSNGKFTKAMPEEVPYPGHLPQVRSNCSSPVLKNSKKEPDLVHSDPPSLEKKQARCSPPPPAAAKESPKKSPCSPKDPPKSSAAKKKVARTPKKRRKKRQPAPFFPIFAPREPEIKLRYVHYKEEKKDSRYLHFSPFIRLHGQQSSTSQCSVVNYPEEVATQAKKGPREQEDHHHHHHSSFLSGTLPNTSCLQLGRASTQGQRRGALICCLCALSANAMDLGDLHGPYYPEGQRVSRPETSTLRSDLKDRKNDYSDSDSSSCSVGGRGKKRAANQWWQKGLPPTAAADDPGSPAAAKRARSQMWPADVEDWYSAPVLPMEPREYWLHEDCAIWSAGVFLVKGRVYGLEETVKVARQTMCSACSGPGATLGCFFKGCPNKYHYRCALEADCVLVEENFSMKCKKHKNKTLKAPVGMHSDPRRKRPS; encoded by the exons ATGGAACAACCACCATGGAGCTTTGATGATCTCCAACCTCAGGACCTTTCCACCTCAAGCATTCCCAACGTGGTTGACCTGACCAGGAACGGCAGCCTGAATGTCAAGCCCTGCCATGTCCACAGCGCTGACTGGCACCCAAATTCCGGATTAGCCTCAACACGGACCACCGCATCCTCTAATTCCTCTCAGCCATCAGCGGATCAAATTCAACCGGACAATGCCTTGTCCCACACCACAGTGACCCTATCCTATGTGAGCAGTTCTCCCATTAACTCAGCATCTCAGGCTCGAACTGGTTTGCCGCCTATCTGCAAGTTCTCCCTTCTCCCTTCTTGTGAGGCTGAGAAAGGTCTTCGCGAGACCACCTCTACACTGAACCAGCATTACTTGGAACACTGTGACACACCAGTGGACCTTGTCACTAAGGCTCCGGAGGTTGATCGACTTTGTCTACCTCAGGAGATTTGTGAACGGAATGGGACTGTAAGTTCGAGCACGACTCGCAGAGAGGAACACGGCATTCCCGAGAGTGCAGAAACCAGTGACCGCTTGGAAAATGGCCGAGATGACAGCTGGTCAAGTTTAGGTGCGGTGTCACTCGAAACTGACATGACTGTCCTAAGGACCGGAAATTCCGAGACGCTGCTACAGGTATCGAAAAAGGAGGAACCGGTCCAGAACAAAGAGGCCGCAACAGAGCTGCGCTTTCTGACCAGGGAGTGTCAAAGCCCCCTTGAAGAGCCCTCTGCTACCTCACCGTGTCATTTGGAGGATGTGTTAATGCTGCCCCAGGCCTCCGCCTCACCAAGCGGGGACAACTCTTTTCCAGCAGATGAGGCTGCATGGGATGGCTCCATCACAGAAGGGGCCAGCTTGGATTCGAGTGATGAAAACAGGCAGCCAAGGAGGCCAGAGCCCAAGCCTTTGATTGACCTGACGGACGATGTTTGTCCGTCAGGAATTTCAGGGGACAAAGCCGACGCTCTCACCACCCCGCACATGAACGGCAATGTCAGCGCGCCCCAGGAAAGGAAACTGCCTTTGCGTTCAAACAGAGGGGTTCGCTTACAATCGCTAGTTATCAATATCAATTCAAGTAGTTATAAAGTATCGGGACGCGTTAACACTAACGCCGATGCTTCCAAAACTCGGGATTCGGATGCAATTAATCCAAAGAAGAATGGCACCCTGTCGAATGGGAAAAGCAGGAGCAAAGcgaaagcaaaacacaaagtaGTAACCCCGCCTAGAAAAGGGCATCAATGCAAAACTATTACCTCCAATTGTGTTGTTCATTCTAAAAAGTCCAACGGTAAGTTTACAAAGGCCATGCCAGAGGAGGTACCTTACCCTGGACATTTGCCACAGGTGAGGTCAAACTGTTCAAGTCCTGTGTTGAAAAACTCCAAAAAAGAGCCAGATCTCGTGCACTCTGATCCCccctcattggaaaaaaagcaagcaagatgctccccaccaccaccagcagcagctaAAGAATCTCCAAAGAAAAGCCCGTGTTCACCAAAAGATCCGCCCAAATCCTCAGCTGCAAAGAAAAAGGTGGCGCGCACTCCCAAGAAGCGACGGAAGAAGCGTCAACCCGCACCATTTTTTCCCATCTTCGCTCCCAGGGAGCCCGAAATCAAATTGAGATATGTCCactacaaagaagaaaaaaaggactcCAGGTACCTGCATTTCTCCCCCTTCATCCGGCTGCATGGCCAGCAGTCGTCCACGTCACAATGCAGCGTCGTCAACTACCCGGAAGAAGTGGCAACGCAGGCCAAAAAGGGCCCAAGAGAGCAGGAggatcaccaccaccaccaccacagcaGCTTTCTTTCTGGAACGCTACCCAACACTTCCTGTCTCCAGCTGGGTCGGGCGTCCACTCAGGGTCAGCGGCGGGGCGCCCTCATCTGTTGCCTGTGTGCTCTCTCTGCCAATGCCATGGACTTGGGGGATCTCCATGGTCCCTACTACCCTGAAGGACAGCGGGTATCCAGACCCGAGACGTCAACACTTAGGTCCGATCTTAAAGACCGCAAGAATGACTACAGCGATTCCGATTCTTCGTCCTGTAGCGTCGGGGGCAGGGGGAAGAAACGGGCCGCCAACCAGTGGTGGCAGAAGGGCCTCCCGCCGACTGCCGCCGCCGACGACCCCGGCAGCCCGGCGGCGGCGAAACGCGCTCGTTCGCAAATGTGGCCAGCAGATGTGGAGGACTGGTACAGCGCCCCTGTGCTGCCCATGGAGCCCCGTGAGTACTGGCTTCACGAAGACTGCGCCATCTGGTCGGCCGGCGTCTTCTTGGTGAAGGGCAGAGTCTACGGCCTGGAGGAAACTGTCAAAGTGGCCCGGCAGACG ATGTGCTCGGCCTGCTCTGGCCCAGGTGCAACGCTCGGCTGTTTCTTCAAAGGTTGTCCGAACAAATACCACTACAGATGTGCTCTGGAGGCAG ACTGCGTCCTCGTCGAAGAAAACTTTTCCATGAAGTGTAAAAAGCACAAG AACAAGACACTCAAAGCCCCAGTGGGGATGCACAGCGATCCCAGGAGAAAGAGACCCTCTTG A
- the si:dkey-94l16.4 gene encoding transcription factor 20 isoform X2, producing the protein MLPQASASPSGDNSFPADEAAWDGSITEGASLDSSDENRQPRRPEPKPLIDLTDDVCPSGISGDKADALTTPHMNGNVSAPQERKLPLRSNRGVRLQSLVININSSSYKVSGRVNTNADASKTRDSDAINPKKNGTLSNGKSRSKAKAKHKVVTPPRKGHQCKTITSNCVVHSKKSNGKFTKAMPEEVPYPGHLPQVRSNCSSPVLKNSKKEPDLVHSDPPSLEKKQARCSPPPPAAAKESPKKSPCSPKDPPKSSAAKKKVARTPKKRRKKRQPAPFFPIFAPREPEIKLRYVHYKEEKKDSRYLHFSPFIRLHGQQSSTSQCSVVNYPEEVATQAKKGPREQEDHHHHHHSSFLSGTLPNTSCLQLGRASTQGQRRGALICCLCALSANAMDLGDLHGPYYPEGQRVSRPETSTLRSDLKDRKNDYSDSDSSSCSVGGRGKKRAANQWWQKGLPPTAAADDPGSPAAAKRARSQMWPADVEDWYSAPVLPMEPREYWLHEDCAIWSAGVFLVKGRVYGLEETVKVARQTMCSACSGPGATLGCFFKGCPNKYHYRCALEADCVLVEENFSMKCKKHKNKTLKAPVGMHSDPRRKRPS; encoded by the exons ATGCTGCCCCAGGCCTCCGCCTCACCAAGCGGGGACAACTCTTTTCCAGCAGATGAGGCTGCATGGGATGGCTCCATCACAGAAGGGGCCAGCTTGGATTCGAGTGATGAAAACAGGCAGCCAAGGAGGCCAGAGCCCAAGCCTTTGATTGACCTGACGGACGATGTTTGTCCGTCAGGAATTTCAGGGGACAAAGCCGACGCTCTCACCACCCCGCACATGAACGGCAATGTCAGCGCGCCCCAGGAAAGGAAACTGCCTTTGCGTTCAAACAGAGGGGTTCGCTTACAATCGCTAGTTATCAATATCAATTCAAGTAGTTATAAAGTATCGGGACGCGTTAACACTAACGCCGATGCTTCCAAAACTCGGGATTCGGATGCAATTAATCCAAAGAAGAATGGCACCCTGTCGAATGGGAAAAGCAGGAGCAAAGcgaaagcaaaacacaaagtaGTAACCCCGCCTAGAAAAGGGCATCAATGCAAAACTATTACCTCCAATTGTGTTGTTCATTCTAAAAAGTCCAACGGTAAGTTTACAAAGGCCATGCCAGAGGAGGTACCTTACCCTGGACATTTGCCACAGGTGAGGTCAAACTGTTCAAGTCCTGTGTTGAAAAACTCCAAAAAAGAGCCAGATCTCGTGCACTCTGATCCCccctcattggaaaaaaagcaagcaagatgctccccaccaccaccagcagcagctaAAGAATCTCCAAAGAAAAGCCCGTGTTCACCAAAAGATCCGCCCAAATCCTCAGCTGCAAAGAAAAAGGTGGCGCGCACTCCCAAGAAGCGACGGAAGAAGCGTCAACCCGCACCATTTTTTCCCATCTTCGCTCCCAGGGAGCCCGAAATCAAATTGAGATATGTCCactacaaagaagaaaaaaaggactcCAGGTACCTGCATTTCTCCCCCTTCATCCGGCTGCATGGCCAGCAGTCGTCCACGTCACAATGCAGCGTCGTCAACTACCCGGAAGAAGTGGCAACGCAGGCCAAAAAGGGCCCAAGAGAGCAGGAggatcaccaccaccaccaccacagcaGCTTTCTTTCTGGAACGCTACCCAACACTTCCTGTCTCCAGCTGGGTCGGGCGTCCACTCAGGGTCAGCGGCGGGGCGCCCTCATCTGTTGCCTGTGTGCTCTCTCTGCCAATGCCATGGACTTGGGGGATCTCCATGGTCCCTACTACCCTGAAGGACAGCGGGTATCCAGACCCGAGACGTCAACACTTAGGTCCGATCTTAAAGACCGCAAGAATGACTACAGCGATTCCGATTCTTCGTCCTGTAGCGTCGGGGGCAGGGGGAAGAAACGGGCCGCCAACCAGTGGTGGCAGAAGGGCCTCCCGCCGACTGCCGCCGCCGACGACCCCGGCAGCCCGGCGGCGGCGAAACGCGCTCGTTCGCAAATGTGGCCAGCAGATGTGGAGGACTGGTACAGCGCCCCTGTGCTGCCCATGGAGCCCCGTGAGTACTGGCTTCACGAAGACTGCGCCATCTGGTCGGCCGGCGTCTTCTTGGTGAAGGGCAGAGTCTACGGCCTGGAGGAAACTGTCAAAGTGGCCCGGCAGACG ATGTGCTCGGCCTGCTCTGGCCCAGGTGCAACGCTCGGCTGTTTCTTCAAAGGTTGTCCGAACAAATACCACTACAGATGTGCTCTGGAGGCAG ACTGCGTCCTCGTCGAAGAAAACTTTTCCATGAAGTGTAAAAAGCACAAG AACAAGACACTCAAAGCCCCAGTGGGGATGCACAGCGATCCCAGGAGAAAGAGACCCTCTTG A
- the bsk146 gene encoding serine/threonine-protein kinase SBK1 — translation MSSSPLTSRANMDILDELQLIAAQNLEKLEVNKYYEIIRELGKGTYGKVDLVIHKIRGTKMALKFLKKKTTKLKSFLREYSISLYLSPCPFIINMFGIAFETDEYYVFAQEYALAGDLFDIIPPQVGLPEAVAKRCVHQVAIALDYMHCKKLVHRDIKPENILIFDRECRKVKLSDFGMTRRAGSPVKRVSGTIPYTAPELCDVSRHEGFCVDYSTDVWAFGVLLFCMLTGNFPWEKALASDSFYQEFIRWQRRRTNTVPSQWRRFTEQALRMFRRLLSVEQERRCSVKEVFGYFSHSWMLDGENNNNNGGGGANGRGELNHNMSSSSSGEEDEELLVERMKQQTLSQLSPPVPGERGAAKGAATMELGGGHHFVSVSTNSSVSSTNSYERMPRENGSPGGRMLVATPIEICV, via the exons ATGAGTTCTTCTCCGTTGACATCACGAGCGAACATGGACATCCTGGATGAGCTGCAGCTGATCGCAGCCCAGAACCTAGAAAAGTTGGAAGTCAATAAGTACTACGAAATCATCCGAGAGTTGGGCAAGGGCACCTATGGCAAGGTGGACCTGGTCATCCACAAGATCAGAG GAACCAAAATGGCACTGAAGTTcttgaagaagaagacgacCAAGCTGAAGTCGTTCCTGCGGGAGTACAGCATCTCGCTCTACTTGTCTCCTTGCCCTTTTATCATCAACATGTTTGGCATCGCATTTGAGACGGACGAGTACTACGTGTTTGCGCAGGAATATGCGCTGGCAGGGGACCTCTTTGACATCATTCCTCCGCAG GTTGGTCTCCCCGAAGCAGTGGCAAAGCGCTGTGTCCACCAAGTAGCCATTGCTTTGGACTACATGCACTGTAAGAAGCTGGTCCACAGGGACATCAAACCTGAAAACATTCTCATCTTTGACCGGGAGTGCCGCAAAGTCAAGCTGTCGGACTTCGGCATGACCCGTCGCGCCGGATCGCCAGTGAAACGA GTCAGCGGCACCATCCCTTACACAGCCCCAGAGTTGTGCGACGTATCCCGCCACGAGGGTTTCTGCGTGGACTACAGCACTGACGTGTGGGCTTTCGGCGTGCTTCTCTTCTGCATGCTGACGGGAAACTTCCCATGGGAGAAGGCGCTGGCCTCGGACTCCTTCTACCAAGAGTTCATCCGctggcagaggaggaggaccaACACGGTGCCTTCCCAGTGGAGACGCTTCACCGAGCAGGCCCTACGCATGTTTCGCCGCTTGCTCTCGGTGGAGCAGGAGCGACGCTGCTCTGTCAAAGAGGTCTTTGGATACTTCAGCCACTCGTGGATGCTGGACGGCgagaataacaacaacaacggcggcggcggcgctaaCGGACGAGGAGAGCTCAACCATAACATGTCTTCGTCTTCATCCGGGGAGGAAGACGAGGAACTCCTTGTGGAGCGGATGAAGCAGCAGACTCTGTCCCAATTGTCGCCCCCCGTGCCCGGCGAGCGTGGCGCGGCCAAGGGCGCAGCCACAATGGAACTGGGCGGGGGCCACCATTTTGTTTCCGTGTCCACCAACAGCTCGGTGTCATCCACCAATAGCTACGAGCGTATGCCGCGGGAGAACGGCTCGCCGGGAGGCCGAATGCTCGTGGCCACACCCATCGAGATTTGCGTTTGA